The Globicephala melas chromosome 13, mGloMel1.2, whole genome shotgun sequence genome includes a region encoding these proteins:
- the GALR1 gene encoding galanin receptor type 1 — MELAAGNLSEGNASGPEPPAPDPRTLFGIGVENFITLVVFGLIFALGVLGNSLVITVLARSKPGKPRSTTNLFILNLSIADLAYLLFCIPFQATVYALPTWVLGAFICKFVHYFFTVSMLVSIFTLAAMSVDRYVAIVHSRRSSALRVSRNALLGVGVIWALSIAMASPVAYHQRLFHRGVSNQTFCWEQWSSQRHKKAYVVCTFVFGYLLPLLFICFCYAKVLHHLHKKLKNVSKKSEASKKKTAQTVLVVVVVFGVSWLPHHVIHLWAEFGVFPLTPTSFFFRITAHCLAYSNSSVNPIIYAFLSENFRKAYKQVFKCHVRNKSPLNDTKENRSRIDTPPSTNCTHV; from the exons ATGGAGCTGGCGGCCGGGAACCTCAGTGAGGGGAACGCGAGCGGGCCCGAGCCCCCCGCCCCGGACCCCAGGACTCTTTTCGGCATCGGCGTGGAGAACTTCATCACGCTGGTGGTGTTCGGCCTGATCTTCGCGCTCGGCGTGCTGGGCAACAGCCTGGTGATCACGGTGCTGGCGCGCAGCAAGCCGGGGAAGCCGCGCAGCACCACAAACCTATTCATCCTCAACCTGAGCATCGCCGACCTGGCCTACCTGCTCTTCTGCATCCCCTTCCAGGCCACGGTGTACGCCCTGCCCACCTGGGTGCTGGGCGCCTTCATCTGCAAGTTCGTCCACTACTTCTTCACCGTGTCCATGCTGGTCAGCATCTTCACCCTGGCCGCGATGTCGGTGGACCGCTACGTGGCCATCGTGCACTCGCGGCGCTCCTCCGCCCTGCGGGTGTCCCGCAACGCGCTGCTGGGCGTGGGCGTCATCTGGGCGCTGTCCATCGCCATGGCCTCGCCGGTGGCCTACCACCAGCGCCTCTTCCACCGGGGTGTCAGCAACCAGACCTTCTGCTGGGAGCAGTGGTCCAGCCAGCGCCACAAGAAGGCCTACGTGGTGTGCACCTTCGTCTTCGGCTACCTGCTGCCACTCCTGTTCATCTGCTTCTGCTACGCCAAG GTCCTTCATCATTTGCACAAAAAGTTGAAGAACGTGTCAAAGAAGTCAGAGGCATcgaagaaaaag aCTGCGCAGACGGTGCTGGTGGTGGTCGTGGTTTTCGGGGTCTCCTGGCTGCCTCACCACGTCATCCACCTCTGGGCTGAGTTTGGGGTCTTCCCACTGACGCCCACCTCCTTCTTCTTCCGGATCACCGCCCACTGCCTGGCGTACAGTAATTCCTCCGTGAATCCCATCATTTACGCGTTTCTCTCTGAAAATTTCAGGAAGGCTTATAAGCAGGTGTTCAAGTGCCACGTTCGCAATAAGTCACCTCTTAATGACACTAAAGAAAATAGAAGTCGAATAGACACCCCGCCATCAACCAATTGCACTCACGTGTGA